From one Paramormyrops kingsleyae isolate MSU_618 chromosome 1, PKINGS_0.4, whole genome shotgun sequence genomic stretch:
- the LOC111851414 gene encoding insulin receptor substrate 2-like, translated as MASPPHAGDGVEKCGYLRKQKHGHKRFFVLKAPGDGCPARLECYENEKKWRNRSAARRVIPLDSCLNISRRADAKHRHLIALYTKDEYFAVAADCELEQEEWYAALAGLMTGGKVHAGSESSLVGLEDADYGMITPASAAYKEVWQVNLKSKGLGHSKNLTGVYRLCLSSRTISFVKLNSEVASVVLQLMNIRRCGHSDSFFFIEVGRSASTGPGELWMQADDSVVAQNIHETILEAMKAMKELCEFRPRSKSQSSGTNPISVPTRRHLNNLPPSQTGLLRRSRTDSAAATSPVGKFSSCRVRTASEGDGTMTRPVSVNGSPVSPCASRAPLGRSNTVTARPSRMFEMSALQHSKSMSMSSPPSIASPVSLSSSSGNGSASDALPRPPSACASVSGSPSDAGFMSCDEYGSSPGDLRPHLGNRSDTPEYMTDTPPSRDGSDLNGYELMERQAGECWRKCRDEESDKAYRKRTYSLTTPPQQRAPSQVSSTSLDEYTLMRATCSTLSGRGLRNVSPKIAYPEDYGDVEIGSLRSSSSNLGDDGYMQMTPGVVPLTGRSENYMAMSPMTVSAPKQIINPRVHPPMAGSGGRVASPSGSLDDSGYLRMLCGHKLSMESSDGKLVNGEYMNMSPVEPCVSFTPPDCFPGCLAPEFQRTFPSSMLLHSHRTPTRNSDDNDQYVMMRSLQAPKAVDEMSCRVTPADSPSPRLSWGESLRGRVNRPTRLSLETVRTLPSMQELPLPKEPKSPGEYINIDFSEAARCSFTSLPLGGRATSPLSSCVNMDQATVSPSPVVASNGGLPSLSCPPQLDEVKDDYTEMSFTGPGPPSQSTDGTPQPISPSGSMQQLTLEDQPVPGMETFLVPMVQPDPDRGAKVIRADPQGRRRHSSETFSSTTTVTPVFPSFAHDPRRHGSASVENVWARGSQGSDGEAGSPMCRETSAGFQNGLNYIALNLMDENLGACKSLMQLKATSCCKGGINALHGVPFVGLAFKEAAAVVKD; from the coding sequence ATGGCGAGTCCGCCGCATGCCGGCGACGGCGTTGAGAAGTGCGGCTATCTGAGGAAACAGAAGCACGGACACAAACGCTTCTTCGTGCTGAAGGCGCCGGGCGACGGCTGCCCTGCTCGTCTGGAGTGCTACGAGAACGAGAAAAAGTGGCGAAACAGGTCGGCAGCCCGGCGGGTCATACCGTTAGACTCCTGTCTGAACATCAGCAGGAGAGCGGACGCCAAACACCGGCACCTGATCGCCCTCTACACCAAGGACGAGTACTTCGCTGTAGCTGCCGACTGCGAGCTGGAGCAAGAGGAATGGTACGCAGCGCTGGCGGGTTTGATGACTGGAGGGAAAGTACACGCCGGCTCAGAGTCGTCTTTGGTGGGATTGGAGGATGCCGACTATGGCATGATCACGCCAGCGAGCGCAGCTTATAAGGAAGTATGGCAGGTAAATTTGAAATCTAAAGGACTGGGGCATAGCAAGAACCTGACAGGGGTGTACAGACTGTGCCTGTCCAGCCGGACCATCAGCTTTGTTAAGCTGAACTCAGAGGTCGCCTCTGTGGTTCTGCAGCTCATGAACATACGGAGGTGTGGACACTCGGACAGCTTTTTCTTCATTGAGGTGGGCAGGTCTGCCTCCACCGGACCTGGTGAGCTCTGGATGCAGGCAGATGATTCTGTGGTGGCGCAGAACATACACGAGACTATCTTGGAGGCTATGAAAGCAATGAAGGAGCTGTGCGAATTCCGGCCGCGGAGTAAAAGCCAGTCCTCGGGCACCAACCCCATCTCTGTGCCCACTAGGCGGCACTTGAATAACCTGCCTCCCAGCCAAACCGGGCTTCTCAGGAGGTCCAGGACGGACAGCGCTGCAGCTACGTCCCCCGTTGGGAAGTTCAGCTCCTGTCGCGTCAGGACTGCCAGCGAGGGGGATGGCACCATGACCCGGCCCGTATCTGTGAACGGGAGCCCTGTCAGCCCCTGTGCCAGTCGGGCCCCTCTGGGGAGGTCTAACACGGTCACGGCACGGCCCAGCCGCATGTTCGAGATGTCCGCGTTGCAGCACAGCAAGTCCATGTCCATGTCCTCCCCACCGTCGATCGCCAGCCCGGTGAGCCTCTCCTCCAGCAGCGGCAATGGCTCCGCCTCCGATGCCCTTCCGAGGCCTCCCAGCGCTTGTGCATCTGTGTCTGGCTCCCCCAGTGATGCTGGGTTCATGTCCTGTGATGAATACGGGTCCAGTCCCGGTGACCTGAGGCCACACCTAGGGAACAGGAGCGATACGCCAGAGTACATGACCGACACGCCCCCTTCACGTGATGGCAGTGACCTGAATGGCTATGAGTTGATGGAGAGGCAGGCCGGGGAGTGCTGGCGGAAGTGCCGCGATGAGGAGTCTGACAAGGCGTACAGGAAGCGGACTTACTCGCTCACCACGCCAccccagcagagggcgcccTCACAAGTTTCCTCTACCTCTCTGGATGAGTACACGTTGATGAGAGCGACGTGTTCCACCCTCTCTGGCCGGGGATTACGCAATGTCTCTCCAAAAATTGCATATCCAGAGGATTATGGAGATGTAGAAATTGGGTCCCTGAGGAGCTCGAGCAGTAACCTGGGTGACGATGGCTACATGCAGATGACCCCAGGCGTGGTACCCCTGACTGGCAGGAGCGAAAACTATATGGCGATGAGCCCCATGACGGTTTCTGCTCCCAAGCAGATAATCAATCCCAGGGTGCATCCACCAATGGCCGGCAGTGGGGGAAGGGTAGCGTCCCCCAGTGGCTCCCTGGATGACAGTGGCTACCTCAGGATGTTGTGTGGCCACAAGCTGTCCATGGAGAGTTCTGACGGTAAGCTGGTGAACGGCGAGTACATGAACATGTCCCCCGTGGAGCCCTGCGTGTCCTTCACGCCCCCAGACTGCTTCCCAGGATGCCTTGCCCCCGAATTCCAGAGGACGTTCCCCTCTAGCATGCTGCTTCACTCCCACCGGACCCCCACTAGGAACAGTGATGACAACGACCAGTATGTGATGATGAGGAGCCTGCAGGCTCCGAAAGCCGTGGACGAGATGAGCTGCCGGGTCACGCCTGCCGATTCGCCGTCACCCAGGCTAAGCTGGGGAGAGTCTCTGAGGGGGAGGGTCAATCGGCCCACCAGACTGTCCCTGGAGACGGTGAGGACCCTGCCAAGCATGCAAGAACTTCCTCTTCCCAAGGAACCGAAAAGTCCGGGTGAATATATCAATATAGACTTCAGTGAGGCTGCAAGGTGTTCCTTCACCTCACTGCCCTTGGGGGGCCGGGCCACATCACCGCTTTCCAGCTGCGTGAACATGGACCAAGCCACTGTGTCACCAAGTCCTGTAGTCGCCAGCAATGGGGGTCTCCCATCGCTTTCTTGCCCCCCTCAGTTGGATGAGGTAAAGGATGACTACACAGAGATGTCCTTCACAGGTCCTGGGCCCCCCTCTCAGAGCACGGATGGCACCCCCCAACCCATCAGCCCCAGCGGCAGCATGCAGCAGCTGACCCTCGAGGACCAGCCCGTGCCAGGAATGGAGACGTTCCTGGTGCCCATGGTCCAACCTGACCCGGACCGGGGTGCCAAGGTGATCCGGGCCGACCCACAGGGGCGTCGTCGGCACAGCTCGGAGACATTCTCATCCACCACCACCGTCACGCCAGTCTTTCCCTCCTTCGCCCACGACCCTAGGCGGCACGGCTCGGCCTCCGTGGAGAACGTGTGGGCACGTGGCAGCCAGGGTTCCGACGGGGAAGCCGGGAGCCCCATGTGCCGAGAGACCTCAGCCGGTTTCCAAAATGGACTCAACTACATCGCCTTAAACCTGATGGACGAAAACCTGGGCGCCTGTAAGAGCTTGATGCAGCTTAAAGCCACCAGCTGCTGCAAAGGGGGCATCAACGCTTTGCATGGTGTCCCATTTGTCGGCCTGGCCTTCAAAGAGGCTGCTGCTGTGGTTAAAG